A single region of the Marinobacter nanhaiticus D15-8W genome encodes:
- a CDS encoding response regulator has protein sequence MENLRVLVVEDEPTMRELLKDMLHQAGATMVVECEDAASAQERFRQEDFHIVMLDLGLPDMDGHDLMKAFKQVNDKQHIVLVTADDSIDSIQRAISAGANGYVVKPYSKEKIQDVVNNYVMVHGEEADVLRGFSRHH, from the coding sequence ATGGAAAACCTGCGAGTCCTCGTTGTCGAGGATGAACCCACCATGCGCGAACTGCTCAAGGATATGTTGCACCAGGCGGGCGCGACCATGGTCGTCGAGTGCGAAGATGCCGCCAGCGCCCAGGAGCGCTTCCGGCAGGAGGACTTCCACATCGTGATGCTGGATTTAGGCTTACCGGACATGGACGGCCATGACCTGATGAAGGCCTTCAAACAGGTTAACGACAAGCAGCATATCGTACTGGTCACGGCTGATGACTCCATCGATAGCATCCAGCGCGCGATCAGCGCTGGCGCTAACGGTTACGTGGTCAAGCCGTATTCGAAGGAAAAGATTCAGGATGTGGTCAACAACTACGTGATGGTGCACGGTGAGGAGGCTGACGTCCTCCGGGGATTCAGCCGGCACCACTGA
- the queE gene encoding 7-carboxy-7-deazaguanine synthase yields MYRVKEAFYTLQGEGAQAGRAAVFCRFSKCNLWNGREADRAWAVCNFCDTDFVGTDGQNGGKFVDADALANHIAGLWPHDPAASGTLKPYVVCTGGEPLLQLDEPLIEAFHARGFEVGVETNGTLPAPVGLDWLCVSPKADAKVVIERCNELKLVYPQPLAMPERFAHIRADHYFLSPMASPSVPDDGADALKKSNTRRATDYCLAHPQWRLTLQMHKIVGID; encoded by the coding sequence ATGTACCGGGTTAAGGAGGCCTTTTACACCTTGCAGGGCGAAGGCGCCCAGGCCGGTCGCGCCGCGGTGTTCTGTCGGTTCAGCAAGTGCAACCTGTGGAACGGTCGCGAAGCCGATCGGGCCTGGGCGGTATGCAATTTTTGCGATACGGACTTTGTCGGAACCGATGGCCAGAACGGCGGTAAGTTTGTCGATGCCGACGCGCTGGCGAATCATATCGCCGGGCTCTGGCCCCACGATCCGGCGGCTTCTGGAACGCTCAAACCCTATGTGGTCTGTACCGGCGGTGAGCCGCTGCTGCAGCTCGACGAGCCCCTGATCGAGGCGTTTCATGCCCGAGGCTTCGAGGTCGGCGTGGAAACCAACGGCACCCTGCCGGCACCGGTGGGTCTGGACTGGCTGTGCGTGAGTCCGAAGGCGGATGCCAAGGTGGTGATCGAGCGCTGCAACGAACTGAAGCTGGTCTACCCGCAGCCGCTGGCGATGCCCGAACGCTTTGCCCATATTCGGGCGGACCATTATTTCCTGTCGCCGATGGCGTCCCCCTCGGTGCCGGACGACGGCGCTGATGCCCTGAAAAAGAGCAATACCCGCCGGGCCACGGACTATTGTCTGGCTCACCCGCAATGGCGGCTCACACTGCAGATGCACAAGATTGTGGGGATCGATTAG
- a CDS encoding transporter substrate-binding domain-containing protein, with amino-acid sequence MRLCLSRALIVIVLWIPFQVQAATPVTVGAYNFNPLITFDADGDPEGLVVEVVAELNRRQQQFAFEILRTSSKRRFEDYRLGRYDVILFESLNWGWGTMEVDATSVLLEDEEVFVALDKPERDQSFFDQVTERRLLAILGYHYGFADFDADEDRLTQRFDIEMSRSQERNMALILADRPSVAEVAVMPRSFLKRFRQKRPEDAAKLLVSEQPDQVYHLRGIVRPAATLGAGALEALFREMIDDGTYPGIVRRYGMRLPELLANESP; translated from the coding sequence ATGCGACTGTGCCTGTCGCGCGCCCTGATAGTCATTGTTCTCTGGATACCTTTCCAAGTCCAGGCCGCAACACCCGTCACCGTCGGCGCCTACAATTTCAATCCGCTCATTACCTTCGATGCCGATGGCGACCCCGAGGGGCTCGTGGTCGAGGTCGTCGCCGAGCTCAATCGGCGCCAGCAGCAATTCGCCTTTGAAATCCTGCGTACGTCCTCGAAGCGGCGCTTCGAGGACTATCGGCTGGGCCGCTATGACGTCATTCTCTTCGAGAGTCTGAACTGGGGCTGGGGCACCATGGAGGTCGATGCCACCTCGGTGCTGCTGGAAGATGAGGAAGTCTTCGTCGCCCTGGATAAACCCGAGCGCGACCAGTCGTTCTTCGACCAGGTGACCGAGCGCCGGCTGTTGGCCATCCTGGGCTATCATTACGGGTTTGCCGATTTCGATGCGGACGAAGATCGCCTGACCCAGCGCTTCGATATTGAAATGTCCCGCAGCCAGGAACGCAATATGGCGCTGATTCTTGCTGACCGTCCGTCCGTCGCCGAAGTGGCGGTAATGCCGCGTTCCTTCCTCAAGCGTTTTCGACAGAAACGGCCGGAGGATGCGGCGAAGTTGCTGGTTTCCGAGCAGCCCGACCAGGTCTACCACCTGCGCGGCATCGTCAGACCAGCCGCAACGCTCGGAGCCGGGGCGCTTGAAGCGCTGTTCCGGGAGATGATCGACGACGGCACCTACCCTGGAATCGTCAGGCGTTACGGCATGCGCCTGCCGGAGCTGCTTGCTAACGAAAGCCCCTAG
- the yfbR gene encoding 5'-deoxynucleotidase, which yields MPASLSHFFAYIARLRWIRRWGLMRNAIEENVATHSWEVATIAHALALISNRHFEGQVDADRVAAAALYHDATEVITGDMPTPVKYHSSVMREAFGEIEHKAEDELLDLLPASLKDDFATYVKESQWPEEVKTLVKAADRLSAWLKCQAEINAGNKEFEPAALQIRQRLEVENLPEVRYFLEVFAPSYSQPLDHLLGD from the coding sequence ATGCCTGCATCGCTTAGTCACTTCTTTGCCTACATTGCCCGCCTGCGTTGGATCCGCCGCTGGGGCCTGATGCGCAATGCCATCGAGGAGAACGTCGCTACCCATTCCTGGGAGGTGGCCACCATCGCCCATGCCCTGGCGCTGATCAGCAACCGGCATTTCGAGGGCCAGGTGGACGCTGATCGCGTTGCTGCTGCGGCGCTGTACCATGACGCCACCGAAGTGATTACCGGTGACATGCCGACACCGGTGAAATATCACTCCAGCGTCATGCGTGAAGCCTTTGGCGAGATCGAGCACAAGGCCGAAGATGAGCTACTCGACCTGCTCCCTGCAAGTCTGAAGGACGATTTCGCCACCTATGTGAAGGAATCCCAGTGGCCGGAGGAGGTCAAGACGCTGGTAAAGGCTGCAGACCGGCTATCGGCCTGGCTCAAGTGCCAGGCGGAGATCAATGCCGGCAATAAGGAATTCGAACCCGCCGCCCTTCAGATCCGCCAGCGATTGGAAGTGGAGAACCTGCCGGAAGTACGTTATTTCCTCGAAGTATTTGCGCCCAGTTACAGCCAGCCGCTGGATCATCTGCTGGGGGACTAG
- a CDS encoding serine hydrolase domain-containing protein — translation MNALTRRALNTSAIPRDLSTVTTVDVAAEVAPEQAGVSAGALDQVWSSVERLYRTGVHPGMQLCLRHKGQVVLHRAIGHASGNGPKDGKGARRLPMNTDTPTCYFSASKAVTALLIHILAEQGRINLLDPVSYYCPEFARNGKRTITIHQVLAHRGGIPAIPRDTPLDTLWDPDAIWRLLCEARPVEVDGAKVAYHAITGGFVLQRVLETVTGESIEAFLDHHIRKPLGMKWFTYGIPSERLQDLATSYATGPNPIFPVSRILQRALGGDMQTIEAVVNDVRFQEAVVPAANLCGTAEEMSRFFQMMLNGGIWEGRKVCEPLTVRRAIQQFGSLQIDRTLMIPMRFSAGMMLGGEPLGIWGPHSREAFGHVGLINKLCWADASRDISVSLINTGLPIVAHHLPALVGFIWTVCREFPKVPEAERPPAVA, via the coding sequence ATGAACGCCCTGACCCGCCGTGCCCTGAACACGTCCGCCATTCCGCGGGACCTGAGCACCGTAACTACTGTGGATGTCGCCGCGGAGGTGGCGCCCGAACAGGCTGGCGTCAGTGCCGGCGCGCTCGATCAGGTCTGGAGCAGCGTCGAGCGACTCTATCGCACCGGGGTCCATCCCGGAATGCAGCTATGTTTGCGCCACAAGGGACAGGTCGTACTGCATCGGGCGATCGGGCATGCCAGCGGCAACGGGCCGAAGGATGGCAAGGGCGCGCGGCGTCTGCCGATGAACACGGACACGCCGACCTGCTATTTTTCGGCGTCGAAAGCGGTGACGGCACTGCTGATTCACATTCTGGCGGAACAGGGGCGGATCAACCTGCTCGACCCGGTCAGCTACTACTGTCCCGAGTTTGCCCGGAACGGCAAGCGCACCATCACCATCCACCAGGTGCTCGCACACCGTGGTGGCATCCCGGCCATTCCCCGGGACACCCCACTGGACACCCTTTGGGACCCCGATGCCATCTGGCGCTTGCTGTGCGAGGCCCGGCCGGTGGAAGTGGACGGTGCCAAGGTGGCCTACCATGCCATAACGGGCGGGTTCGTGTTGCAGCGTGTGCTGGAAACCGTAACCGGCGAGTCTATCGAGGCATTCCTCGATCATCATATCCGCAAGCCGCTGGGTATGAAGTGGTTTACCTACGGCATTCCCAGCGAGCGGCTACAGGATCTCGCCACCAGCTATGCGACCGGACCCAACCCGATATTTCCGGTGTCCCGCATCCTGCAGCGGGCGCTGGGCGGCGATATGCAGACCATCGAAGCGGTAGTCAACGATGTCCGGTTCCAGGAGGCGGTGGTGCCGGCGGCCAACCTGTGTGGTACCGCCGAGGAGATGTCACGCTTTTTCCAGATGATGCTCAATGGAGGCATCTGGGAAGGTCGGAAGGTCTGCGAACCCCTGACCGTGCGCCGCGCCATCCAGCAGTTCGGCTCGCTGCAGATCGACCGAACCCTCATGATTCCCATGCGCTTCAGTGCGGGCATGATGCTGGGCGGCGAGCCCCTGGGCATCTGGGGGCCGCATAGCCGTGAGGCCTTCGGGCATGTCGGGTTGATCAACAAACTCTGCTGGGCGGACGCCTCGCGGGATATCTCGGTCAGCCTGATCAATACCGGCCTGCCCATCGTCGCCCATCACCTCCCGGCGCTGGTCGGGTTTATCTGGACGGTGTGCCGGGAATTTCCCAAGGTGCCCGAAGCAGAGCGCCCGCCGGCGGTGGCCTAA
- the queC gene encoding 7-cyano-7-deazaguanine synthase QueC — translation MSEKVVVIYSGGMDSFTLLHRARAAGHEVHALSFNYGQRHVRELECAETVCKALGIPHKVVDMSPMASLMTGSALTDAIDVPEGHYEEDSMKATVVPNRNMILLSLATGYAVSVDAQTVWYGAHGGDHAIYPDCRPEFVEKMDAVCRVANYEPVRIEAPYMKLDKGQILAEGLALDLDYSQTWTCYNGREKACGRCGSCVERLEAFASHGLKDPLPYEVEV, via the coding sequence ATGTCCGAGAAAGTCGTGGTCATCTATTCCGGTGGCATGGATTCCTTCACCCTGCTGCACCGGGCCCGGGCTGCCGGGCACGAAGTCCATGCACTGTCGTTCAACTACGGCCAGCGCCATGTGCGGGAACTGGAGTGCGCCGAAACGGTCTGCAAGGCCTTGGGTATTCCTCATAAGGTAGTCGATATGTCACCAATGGCTAGCTTGATGACGGGTTCTGCCTTGACCGATGCAATCGATGTGCCGGAGGGGCATTATGAAGAAGACAGCATGAAGGCCACAGTCGTGCCTAACCGAAACATGATCCTGCTGTCCCTGGCGACCGGTTATGCCGTTTCCGTCGATGCCCAGACGGTATGGTATGGGGCCCACGGGGGTGATCACGCGATCTATCCCGACTGCCGGCCGGAATTCGTCGAGAAGATGGACGCCGTCTGCCGCGTGGCCAACTACGAGCCCGTACGCATCGAGGCGCCCTACATGAAGCTGGACAAGGGGCAGATCCTGGCCGAAGGCCTGGCGCTGGATCTGGACTACAGCCAGACCTGGACCTGTTACAACGGACGTGAAAAAGCCTGCGGTCGTTGTGGCTCTTGCGTCGAACGGCTGGAGGCGTTTGCCAGCCACGGCCTGAAGGACCCGCTCCCGTACGAAGTGGAGGTTTGA
- a CDS encoding response regulator has protein sequence MQRPIAALLTRFTLFRLLVTLLCLLASSAVPAAGKGCHDAPIEVDPGDERIGLASCLWYLEDSSGELSLENVRAKDLDRAFRKHDGGVLNFGYTESAYWARFDLAYTGDAPMERFLELSLPLVDHVSVHVYRDGVLSDEREMGYSPSWDERELLVPNPVFKLTLHPDEAVRVYLRVETANTFRLPLVLWAPDAYIEKVAVDETIQGIFLGSILAILAYNLFVAVAVRERSNIHYVLYLVFATLFIATEQVHGLQLFDERPWFLNKEFLHYQILLTWFFGILMARELLELPKHSGDLDNVLKVCLWGVVLTFFLSLFMPYHVAMEWTVLGSIVLAIVMIAVSYWAWKHFNAAARTYFFAWTCTLAGVGMYALTVMGLAPLNSFTAHSPQIGLTAQIILFSFALADRIKLIQAEALDWSQRALSNLTRYQSLFNNAVEGIFQMSLERRFVAANPAMAELLGYEDPERMVHRVPDVLSACFADPGLRQQVIEQLETRGTSKGIETRCYTLQGEERWLNVSLNTVYDVDGEPEHLEGTCIDITERKQREVIEKERENERMEKELARNAAEAKSQFLANMSHEIRTPLAAIIGYGETLLDPELDDQEKRTSAETVVRSGRHLLDLVNDILDHSKIDANKLNVEILKVHLPELLDEVRAFFAPRAREKGIDFTINCGFPLPETIQTDPTRLRQIIINLCGNALKFTESGSISLTVRCQRDTETLVARVVDSGIGMKPEQLARLFDPFAQGSAAIARQYGGTGLGLSISKRLAEMLGGNINVSSVYGEGSEFEVTIATGSLDGVHLLRDASELTQRRRMLPMITAPRLRGRILCAEDNEVNRKLVNLMVQRTGAEIVFVNNGAEALDAATHGTFDLIFMDIQMPVMNGRDATAALREAGVNTPIIALTANVMAEDIEDYRRAGCTDHLAKPIDKRRFYEVLGRYLTLDEWPRDDEARQYAGTVLVAEDNDDNRHLVERLLRRFGLETITVTNGREAVQAALAQTVHLILMDRHMPDMDGPEATRLLRQTGFRRPIVAFTAGDQQEIEELVEAGCEGALNKPIDNGHLAAILARYLEISDSSGTAANEEDEGIRTLVNQFLESLPGRMKTMEKALLQQDWAALQGQAHQIKGTAGAMGYPLMTEQAGELEAAVKRGETDAVSGLFDTLKTLMRQALARHATSE, from the coding sequence GTGCAACGACCGATCGCTGCCTTGTTGACACGGTTCACCCTGTTTCGCCTGCTGGTTACCCTGCTTTGCCTGCTGGCTTCCTCTGCGGTTCCTGCCGCGGGTAAGGGCTGTCATGATGCGCCCATCGAAGTGGATCCCGGCGACGAACGTATCGGGCTTGCTTCCTGTCTCTGGTACCTGGAAGACTCATCGGGCGAACTCAGTCTGGAAAATGTGCGGGCCAAGGACCTTGACCGGGCGTTCCGCAAGCATGATGGCGGCGTGCTGAACTTCGGCTATACCGAATCTGCGTATTGGGCACGCTTCGATCTGGCATACACCGGCGACGCACCGATGGAGCGTTTTCTGGAGCTGAGCCTACCCCTGGTGGATCATGTCTCGGTCCACGTCTACCGCGACGGCGTACTCTCCGATGAGCGGGAAATGGGCTACAGCCCCAGTTGGGACGAGCGTGAGCTGCTGGTCCCCAACCCGGTATTCAAGCTGACCCTGCATCCCGACGAGGCAGTGCGGGTGTACCTGCGGGTGGAAACGGCCAACACCTTCCGCCTGCCCCTGGTGCTCTGGGCGCCGGACGCCTACATAGAGAAGGTCGCCGTGGATGAAACCATCCAGGGCATCTTCCTCGGCAGTATCCTGGCGATACTCGCTTATAACCTCTTCGTCGCAGTGGCCGTTCGTGAGCGTAGCAACATCCACTATGTGCTCTACCTGGTGTTTGCCACGCTGTTCATTGCCACCGAGCAGGTCCACGGACTGCAGCTTTTCGATGAGCGTCCCTGGTTCCTGAACAAGGAGTTCCTCCACTACCAGATCCTGCTCACCTGGTTCTTCGGCATCCTGATGGCGCGGGAACTACTGGAATTACCCAAGCACTCCGGGGATTTGGACAATGTACTGAAGGTCTGTCTCTGGGGCGTCGTGCTGACGTTTTTCCTCAGTCTGTTCATGCCGTACCACGTAGCCATGGAATGGACGGTGCTCGGCTCGATCGTGCTGGCCATCGTCATGATCGCGGTGAGTTATTGGGCCTGGAAGCATTTCAACGCCGCTGCCCGGACCTACTTCTTCGCCTGGACCTGCACCCTCGCGGGCGTGGGCATGTATGCGCTGACGGTCATGGGGCTGGCGCCGCTCAATTCCTTCACGGCCCATTCTCCCCAGATCGGCCTGACGGCCCAGATCATCCTGTTCTCCTTTGCGCTGGCGGACCGCATCAAGCTGATCCAGGCTGAAGCGCTGGACTGGTCCCAGCGTGCGTTGTCCAACCTGACCCGTTACCAGTCGCTCTTCAATAATGCAGTCGAGGGCATCTTCCAGATGTCGCTGGAGCGTCGATTTGTTGCCGCCAACCCGGCGATGGCGGAACTGTTGGGTTACGAGGACCCTGAGCGCATGGTACACCGGGTGCCGGATGTGCTGTCCGCCTGTTTTGCCGACCCGGGACTGCGTCAACAGGTGATCGAGCAACTGGAGACGCGCGGCACCTCCAAGGGTATCGAGACCCGCTGCTACACGCTTCAGGGGGAGGAGCGTTGGCTCAACGTCTCGCTCAACACCGTTTATGACGTGGATGGCGAGCCGGAACACCTGGAAGGCACCTGCATCGACATTACGGAGCGCAAGCAGCGGGAGGTCATCGAGAAGGAGCGCGAGAACGAGCGGATGGAGAAGGAACTGGCGCGCAACGCCGCGGAAGCGAAGAGTCAGTTCCTCGCCAACATGAGTCACGAGATCCGCACGCCGCTGGCGGCGATCATCGGTTATGGTGAAACCCTGCTCGACCCTGAGTTGGATGACCAGGAGAAACGGACCAGCGCCGAGACGGTTGTTCGCAGCGGCCGTCACCTGCTGGATCTGGTCAATGACATCCTCGACCACTCCAAGATCGACGCCAATAAGCTCAACGTGGAGATTCTCAAGGTTCATCTGCCGGAGCTGCTGGATGAGGTGCGTGCCTTCTTCGCGCCGCGGGCCAGGGAAAAGGGCATCGACTTCACCATCAACTGCGGATTTCCCTTGCCGGAAACGATCCAGACCGACCCGACCCGTTTGCGCCAGATCATCATCAACTTATGCGGAAACGCGCTGAAATTCACCGAAAGCGGCTCGATCTCACTGACTGTGCGTTGCCAGCGCGATACCGAGACCCTGGTGGCGAGGGTGGTGGACAGCGGTATCGGCATGAAGCCGGAACAGTTGGCGCGGTTGTTCGATCCCTTCGCCCAGGGTAGCGCGGCGATCGCCCGCCAGTATGGGGGTACCGGACTGGGATTGAGTATCTCCAAGCGGCTGGCGGAAATGCTGGGAGGCAACATCAATGTCAGTAGCGTCTATGGCGAGGGCAGTGAGTTCGAGGTCACCATTGCCACCGGCTCCCTGGACGGCGTGCACCTGCTGCGTGATGCCTCGGAGCTCACGCAGCGCCGCCGCATGCTGCCGATGATCACGGCACCGCGACTGCGTGGGCGCATCCTCTGCGCCGAAGACAACGAGGTCAATCGCAAACTGGTGAACCTGATGGTCCAGCGCACCGGTGCCGAGATCGTATTCGTCAATAACGGTGCCGAAGCCCTGGATGCGGCCACCCATGGCACCTTTGACCTGATCTTTATGGATATCCAGATGCCGGTGATGAACGGTCGCGACGCCACTGCGGCGTTGCGTGAGGCCGGTGTGAACACGCCGATCATCGCCCTTACCGCCAATGTCATGGCCGAGGATATCGAGGACTACCGCCGTGCCGGCTGCACCGATCATCTGGCCAAACCTATCGACAAGCGGCGTTTCTACGAGGTGCTGGGCCGTTACCTGACCCTGGATGAATGGCCACGCGACGACGAGGCGCGGCAATATGCCGGCACCGTACTGGTAGCCGAAGACAACGACGACAATCGCCACCTGGTAGAGCGGCTATTGCGCCGCTTCGGTCTGGAAACGATCACCGTGACCAACGGCCGCGAGGCGGTGCAGGCAGCGCTCGCCCAGACGGTCCACCTGATCCTGATGGACCGGCACATGCCTGATATGGATGGACCCGAGGCCACGCGCCTGTTACGCCAGACCGGTTTTCGCCGTCCCATCGTAGCGTTCACCGCCGGCGATCAGCAGGAGATCGAGGAACTGGTGGAAGCCGGTTGTGAAGGTGCGCTGAACAAGCCGATCGACAACGGCCACCTGGCGGCGATACTGGCGCGCTACCTGGAGATATCCGACAGCTCGGGCACGGCGGCCAATGAGGAGGACGAAGGTATCCGGACGTTGGTCAACCAGTTCCTTGAGAGCCTGCCTGGACGCATGAAAACCATGGAAAAAGCGCTGCTACAACAGGACTGGGCAGCCCTGCAGGGACAGGCGCACCAGATCAAGGGTACGGCAGGTGCCATGGGCTATCCGTTGATGACTGAACAGGCTGGGGAACTGGAGGCTGCCGTCAAGCGCGGTGAAACCGACGCGGTATCCGGCCTGTTTGATACACTCAAGACCCTGATGCGCCAGGCACTGGCCCGCCATGCGACATCGGAATGA